A window of the Methyloprofundus sp. genome harbors these coding sequences:
- a CDS encoding integrase/recombinase XerC, producing the protein MQALAEQQLSDFLQQLTVEKRLSVHTVSSYQRDLKRLAHFCCQQSILQWVDVTANNILKHIAERHRGGLSSKSLQRELSAIRSFYFYLMKIGQADHNPAQHVQAPKQARKLPKILDVDQVSGLLDAGTSSVLEVRDLAMFELFYSSGLRLSELSALNINDLDLHDKQLKVVKGKGGKSRLLPVGRHAIAALQAWLQVRPPSAIVNEEPIFTSTKGKRLGNRSIQLRLKQWCLKKGVTEQVHPHMLRHSFATHLLEASQDLRAVQELLGHENISTTQIYTHLDFQHLADVYDQAHPRAKKSD; encoded by the coding sequence ATGCAAGCACTCGCCGAGCAGCAACTAAGTGATTTTTTACAGCAACTGACGGTTGAGAAAAGATTGTCCGTGCATACTGTCAGTAGTTATCAACGAGATTTAAAACGTTTAGCTCACTTTTGTTGTCAGCAGAGCATTTTGCAATGGGTTGATGTAACGGCTAATAATATTTTAAAGCATATCGCTGAGCGCCATCGTGGTGGATTAAGTAGTAAAAGTTTACAACGTGAACTATCGGCCATCAGAAGTTTTTATTTCTATTTAATGAAAATAGGGCAAGCAGATCATAATCCTGCACAACATGTGCAAGCTCCCAAGCAAGCCAGAAAGCTCCCCAAAATTCTGGATGTTGATCAAGTCAGTGGTTTGTTGGATGCAGGCACTAGTTCCGTCTTGGAAGTGCGTGATCTAGCTATGTTTGAATTATTCTATTCTTCAGGTCTACGCTTGAGTGAGTTGAGTGCCTTAAATATCAATGATTTGGATTTGCATGATAAGCAACTGAAAGTTGTTAAAGGCAAGGGGGGGAAATCACGTCTGTTACCTGTTGGTAGACATGCTATCGCTGCTTTGCAAGCATGGCTGCAAGTCAGGCCGCCTTCTGCAATAGTTAACGAAGAACCTATTTTTACCAGTACTAAAGGCAAGCGTTTAGGGAATCGCAGTATTCAATTACGCTTAAAACAATGGTGTCTTAAAAAAGGGGTGACTGAACAAGTGCACCCGCATATGTTGCGGCATTCCTTTGCCACACATTTACTAGAAGCCAGTCAAGATTTAAGGGCAGTGCAAGAATTACTCGGCCATGAGAATATCAGTACTA